Genomic DNA from Leptospira broomii serovar Hurstbridge str. 5399:
ATAGAGGAAAATTTACTTTCCGGTTACCAAAACAATTACCTTTGCGTCTTATTGCCGAAGGCAACCTTGATATTCGCCGGTATGGCGGATGTTTCTACGGGAGAAGTTTTGCAGTTCACCGTTCCCATATCGAACCCGAACGCATTAATTGCCGAACTCGAAAAATTCCACCCTAGCGAGACATGTATTTTAGAAAAAGACCTTGAACGAATTCGTTCTTGGGAAGGATTTTCGGACGCCGACTTTACCTTGCTCCCCCAATCCGCCGAAGGCGGTGCGGAGGCGAAGGATCCCTTTTCCTCCGTTCGCAATTGTTTGGAATATTACATTCGCGAAAATTATAGGGATGGGTCGCTTACGCTTAGGGAAGCCAAAGTTTTACGAACCGGTTCATTTTTGGAAATGGATCGGGAAACGGTGATAAATTTAGAATTAATCGAAAATGAAAAAGAAAAAAATCACACCTTATTTGGAGTATTAAATTTTTGTCATACTCCTAAGGGAAAACGTCTACTAAAGCAAAGAATTTTGTTTCCGGAAACGGATCTTGCCGTAATAAGCTTGCGTTGGGAAAAACAGGATTTGCTGCGAAAGAGCCAGACTCATCTTTTGGTTCAATCCCTAAAAGATCTAGGGGATCTGGAAAGAATTTTAATAAGATTCAGAAATAATAAAGCCTATCCGCGTGATTTTAGAACCATTCTAACAGCGATAAGAACCGGCGAGTTCATTACGGAACAATTGAAATCCGTAGCCTACCCGATCAATTATCCTCAAGGAAAGCTCGCCGATTTAGAGATCCATATTCAAGATAGATTAAACCCGGAAGACCTGCCGGTGATTTTAGGGAATGGGAAATTCTTAAAAGATGGATATCTACCGGAGCTGGATAGAGCTAGAGAGGCCGGCACCAAAGGAATGGATTGGATCCTAGAATTAGAAGCCGCTGAAAAGAAACGAACAGGTCTTTCCACTCTCAAAATCAAGTATAACAAAATCGTAGGGTATTTTATTGAGATATCTAGAAACCAAGCTGAGCAGGCTCCAAAAGAATATCTAAAAAAACAGACTTTAGTCACTACCGAACGATTTACGATTTCCCGCTTAGAAGAGATCGAGAGGGCGATTTTGGAAGCCGACGATACGATTCGCTCGGTGGAAAAAAACGAATTCGATTTGATGACCGTAAAAGTCTTGGAGTACGCGTCCGAACTATTGGAACTATCCGAGGAATTCGGCGACCTGGATTTTCAGCTCTCTCTCTTAAAAGCGGAGGAAAAATACGGTTGGGCAAGGGCCTCCTTCAGTTCCAATTCGGGAATTTCGATGAAGGATTCTAGACATCCGGTGGTCGAAGCCAGCCTGCCTGTCGGAGCTAAATTCGTTCCCAACGATGTCCTGTTGGACGTGGGAGACAACGCAATCGCAATTCTGACCGGACCGAATATGGCCGGAAAATCCACATTTATGCGTCAAATCGCTTTGAATCAAATTCTATTTCAGATCGGCTCAAGCGTTTCCGCCACGAAAGCGCAACTGCCGATTGTGGATCGTTTATTCACTCGAATCGGAGCGGGAGACAATCTTACTGCGGGTGAATCCACCTTTTTCGTGGAAATGAAAGAAACCGCCAATATTCTAAGGAACTGTAGTTCCCAATCCTTATTATTATTCGACGAGGTGGGAAGAGGAACTTCCACTTACGACGGGATGAGCATCGCCTGGGCGATACTGGAATATCTTTCCGAAATGTCGGTCAGACCAAAGACGGTATTCGCAACTCATTATCACGAACTGACAGAACTCTCCCGCTTACCGGGAGTTTGGAATATTCATATGGAAACGTTGGAAAAAGAAGATAAAGTTCTGTTCCTTCGTAAAGTCAGGCCCGGCAAGGCCAAGAAATCCTTCGGTATCTACGTGGCCCAACTTGCAGGAGTTCCGGATCCGGTCGTAAAGAGAGCGGGAGAGATTCTCTCCGATCTGGAATCCAGGAAAAAAGAAATCCGGATTCAAACCAGAGAACCTTCCCTCTTTCAGGAATTTACCCCTTCTTCGTCCGACCAACAATTTTGGCAAGACTGGAAAAAGGAAATCATCGATCTTCCTATAGAATCGATGACGCCGATGGAAGCATTACGTTTATTGGATGATTGGAAACGACGAGCGATATCGAAAGAAAAAAGCGGGTGAAAATACTAAAGCTAAATGGTTATTCCGTTATTCGAATAAATAGAGCAATACGTCCATCGGAGCAAAATCCACCCAATTTTCAATTGTAGACTTTAAGCCCTCTTTTGCATGAAATCCGATTCCGATTCCCGCCTCGGCAAGCATCAGTTGATCGTTAGCTCCGTCACCCACTGCGACTACTTCTCCCTTCGAAATGCCGAATTTTTCTCGCAACTCGAGCAATGATCCGCGCTTTACATCCTTATCTACGATTCTACCCAAAACACCACCGGTAAGTTTTCCGTCGATTCTCTCAAGCACGTTTGCACGGACCTCGTCTATTTCATAATCCTTCTGAAAGGCTTCTAAAATATCGATAAATCCGCCGCTGAAAACAGCGCGCTTAGCCCCGTGTCGTTTCAATTCCGGAAGAAGTTCCCGTACTCCGTAATTTAAGGTTAGTCTAGGGTAGAGTTTCAAAAGCGAATCAGCCGAAAGACCTTGTAAGTAAGCACAACGTTTTTTTAATGATTCTTGGAAGTTTAGATTTCCTTCCATTGCCTCTCGAGTGACTGCGGCAACTTCTTCGTAAACGCCCGCAAATCGAGCTAATTCATCCACGACTTCCTGCTGGATCAACGTGGAATCCATATCGAAACAAAATAAAGATTCGTTCTTAATCCTACGTTCAATCTGCAAAACATCGACCCTAGCCGAGAATAAGACTTTTCTCAAGGAAACTAACTCTTCTCTTGTGATCGATCGTTCTACAAAAACAAGAAAGCAATGCCATCCACTAGGAACTACATACTCCACTTTTTTCAAGCTTATTTCGTTTCCGAAGCGACGCTTGACCTCTCGTTGTAGGAGGGAAAGAGTTTCCGACGGACGTTCTACAAAAAATAAAAGCATTAGTTGCTATTTGATAAACGGTTTAATCTGCTTGGCCCAGATTTTGTAGGCGCTTTCATTCACATGGATTTTATCTAATTTTCCGCCGAATTCCAATGCTAGGTCGTCTCGAAGAAACGGAAGTTCCTTTTTTCGAAAGTAAGGCCATATATCTAGAAAACTTATGTTCGGATTTTCCGAAGCGACTCTCGATAACCAAGCATTGACAACCGGTGACACCGAATTCACGTCCTTGCTTAAAACGGGTGGTATTCCCAAAATAACTATTTTAGTGTCGGGTAAGGCACCGTGAATTTTTGAAATGATCTCTCTATGCCTAGCTTCTATGTAATCCAAACATTTTCCTTCCCGTATGTCGTTCCCGCCGATTTCCATCACGATATAAGAAGGTTTTAGAGCAAAAACGGTACTTTCCAATCTCTCAAGAAGCAATTCAGTCATGTCTCCCGGGATTCCCCGGTTTACCGATCCGGGAAATTGAACGGATAACAAATCCGCCGGAAATCCGGCAATCAGGCTATTACCTACGAATACGATCCTAGCCGTTTTAATACGTTCGTTTTCTTTCTTATAGAATTCGACTGCCTCGCTGTATTTTACTTGATATTGGGTCCAGAATTCGACACTTCGAAACCCGAGGCTGCTCGAACAGGCAAAATTAGGATTATAATAATCTACAATCGTATCATTGCGAAAACTGGCACAGGAAGTAAGTAAGGCGAAAACAAGACTGATGCGTGTAAGAGATTTCATGCGAAGGGACGAGCCCTGAGAGGATTCTTAGTTGTCAGAATCCTTCATATGGAAACGTTTATGCCAGTCCGCAATCTGTGCCTGAAGATATTCCTCAGTGTCGCAGATCCGAAATTCGATAGGGTTGTTGGAAACGGTGTCGATCAATTTGGCTTCTATATAGCCGTTTTTAAGTTTATTGATCTCTATTTTATATTTCATCCGACAGCTCTCCGTTATATCCAGGATTTTTTTTCTACCGAGACTTTCAATCCATTACGAATTCTTCCTTCGAAAACAAAAGGTTTAAATTCAACGGTCATTCGGTGTTAGGTCCTGGAAAAACGTACTGGTTTTAATTACTATAAACTTCGAATTTTTTCTACGGTTTTTTCTTAAATTTATAAAGTTCCGGAAAATTATCCGCAGAATATAGATGATCCTTTCCTAAAATGGTTTCCCAATCTATTTCATCACCCTTACCGGAAGAAAATTCCGGAAGAAATCCCGCGTCTAAAATCGTCTTAACTGTATCTAAGGCATCCGATCCCTTTACATTCAGATAACCGCTGGCAAAAAGAGAATTGGCCGCAAACAGAGCCATACCTTGCAAACTTCGTAAGTGCCCTTCTCTTCCCGCTGCAATCCGCACTTCTGAATCCGGGTTTACAAGCCGAAATACGATCAAAGTACGCAAACAAAATTCAGGGGTCAGAGCCTGCGGATTCTTTATCGCATGTCCGGCTACTGGAATGAAAAAATTAACGGGGATCGAAATCACTCTTAGAGCCTTAATTTCGAATACTACATTTACCAGATCGTTAAGAGACTCGCCCATTCCAATGATCACACCCGAGCACATTCCGATTCCGGCCTCCGATAGATGAGAAAGAGTTTCGACTCTTTGTTCATACGTATGAGTATCGCAAATTTCGGGATAATGTTCCTTGGAAGTATTTAAATTATGATTATAGCGATCTAGTCCTGCTTGCTTCAATCGAAGTGCTTTTTCCCGATCTAATAGTCCCGCAGAAAGACAGACTTTTAAACCAAGTTCTTGACTGATTCTTTCGATCGTTTGCGCCAATCGCTCGGTTGAATGGGAATTCGGGCCCGTTCCGGCAGTGACCATGCAAAAACGATAAGCCCCGTTTTCTTTTGCTTGGATCGCGTCTTGAAATATCTCTTCTTCGGTTTTTAAAGAATATTCTTGGACACCCGAATTAGCATTCTTGCGTTGTGCGCAGTAACCGCAGTCTTCCGGGCAATGGCCGTTTTTAATATTATCGAGTATATGAATTCGAACCGACCTGCCAAAATATTGCTCCCTCGTCTTAAAAGCCCTATCTAGGCATTCGGTTAACGGAGTTTTACCTTGGAGAATGGCTAAGGCTTCTTCCCGAGAAATTAAGCTTGGGACCTCGGAAAGGACCTTCTCCTCCATCGGAAGAGACGTTTCGATCGCAGTTTTCATTCTGCCGATAGTTTCTTAGAGGCTCGGCTATTGGCAATCGATATTCCGCTAAAAAAGAGCGTATCAGGTAGGTACCCGATACGTAAGCAAAGCCTTCTTAATTGCACCGAAAATTCTATCTAAAGCTACCTGAGAAATGATATAGGGAGGAGTCACGTAGATGACATTTCCCAGCGGTCTTAAAATCACACCCTGCTCGAGACAAATTCGCTTAAATTCCTGAGAATATGCATTAATATATCCGGGCGATTCTTTACCCGTATCTAGCTCACCTACCCCTACGGCTCCTAATACTCTTACATTCTTTATTTTTTCGGGAAATTCCGCCCTTAATTTGATCCAGCCTTCTTCCAACTTATGCTCTAATTGCTTAACATCTTCTAAACGTTTCTCTTCGGTAAATAATCGAAGGGAGGCTAGCGCCACTGCACAACCGGAAGGATAACCGGTCATAGTATGACCATGATAGAAGGTTTTTAGGGGATCATCGGATACAAATTCTCGATAGATTTCTTCACGAACTAGCGTAACAGCTAGAGGTAAAATACCGCCGGTTAAACCTTTCGCTAGCGCGATCATATCCGGTTCTACTCCGGCTGCCTCGTACGCAAATGTATGGCCTGTTCGACCGAAACCCGTGAATACCTCGTCTAGTAAAAGTAAGACCCCGTATCTAGAAGTGATTTCCCTTAACCGCTGGAGAACTTTCGGCTTATGAAACAACATCCCTCCGGCGCCGGCAATTAACGGTTCTAGAACGACTCCTACGACCTGATTAGAATGGGAGGATAAATACGCTTCCAACTCATCTAGACAATCTTCGGCACAGGAGCGCGGTAATTTTCCCACAGGGCAATCGTGGCAGGCAGGAGACGGAAAATCCTTTGTCGGAAATAATAGGGTTTGAAAGACCCGATTAAAAATAGAATCTCCTCCCACACTCATGGCTCCGATAGTATCTCCATGATAAGAGGCTGAAAATTTAATGAAGGTTTTCTTCTTCTCCTCGCCTCGATTCCTAAAGTATTGCAATGCGATCTTTAACATTATCTCGAGCGCGGTCGAACCGTTATCCGAATAAACGACTTTGTGAAACTTCCAATTCGCAAATTGCAAAAGTTCGTGAGCGAGCTCCAACGCCGGCGGATGAGTAAAGCCCGCAAGCAAAACGTGATCCAATTTATCCAGCTGGTCCTTAGCCGCTTGAACCAACTTAGGATGGTTATGGCCGTGAATACTTACCCACCAGGATGATATTCCATCCACATAATCCTTACCCGTTTCATCATATAGGAACTCCCCTTTTCCGGAAACGATTTTGAGAGGCGGATCGGAACCTACAAGGGGTGTATAAGGATGCCAAATCAAGGGAATAAAATCTCCGGAAGAATACCTTTTGGATCGAACTCCTCTTCAACTTTTACGAGGAACTCCTGGCGAGCTAACCGCCTTTCCGGAAGAAGGAAAGTTCCCAAAAGGCCGATTTCGCTCGCTTCGATGATGGTTCGAATATTGTCCGACCGCAAGGGATTTTCCGGTCCAATGAAAAAAACTCCGTGACATTTGATCCCTGACCTCTTAATAGCTTCAACCGAAAGAAGGGTATGGTTGATGGTTCCTAGATCCGTCGAAGCAACGAGCACTACGGGCAATTGAGATTGAACGATTAAATCGATATTGTAGTAATACCGCTTCAATGGCACGTACAAACCACCTGCTCCTTCGATTAATATACGTTCCGATCGAATACTATACAAATGCCGGGAGAGCTCGTCCGTGTCGACTTCGACGTTGGCGAGTTCCGAAGAAAGATGTGGAGACGCGGGAATTTCAAAGGTATAATAATTTTTTAAAAAATATCTTTCGTTTAAACCGGTCAAATTCATGATTTTAACCCGTTCCGAATCTTCTCCAGTTTGAATAGGTTTAAAATATTTAACACCGCATTTAACGGCGTATTTGGCGAGAAAAAGTGAACAGAATAAGGTTTTACCGACATCGGTTCCGGTCGCCGTCACGAAAACAGCCAAATTTATCGCTCCTTCAAAATGCTTAAGAATAATATTAGATCTTCTTTTCGAAGCTTAGCATTGATCGAAACTCGAATTCTAGATATATCGACGGTCGGGGGTCGGATCGCCTTTGCCTGAAATCCTGCCTCCTCGAATAATGATGCGAATTCTAACGCCTCTCTTTCATTCTCTAATAAAATAGGAACGATCTGAGAAGAGGATCCCCCGTATGAATACCCCTTTGCTTCGACGCCTTCCCGCAAATGAAGAGCAAATTCCTCGACCCTTTTTCTTTCCGTATCCATTGATTTGGCTAAACGAACAGCGGTTCTCCCCGCGTGTGCAATCGCAGGCAATGATCCCGTTGAAAATACGAATGTTCTAGCGGAATGAACCAAGAATTTTCTGGCCTCCGTCGCGCAGGATATCATCGCTCCTTCCAATCCAAGCGCCTTTCCCAAAGTTGCCATTCGAAAATCGATACCCTCCAATTGGGAAGAGGAAAGCTGAGAATTTGCAACCCCGGCGCCTTCCGGGCCGAATAATCCTATTGCATGTGCTTCGTCCAAATAAAGTAAAGCGCCGTATCTTTCCTTCAATTCGAGTAAATCCTTAATTTGGGAAACATCCCCGTCCATGCTAAACACCGTTTCGGTTACGATAATTTTATGCTTACTCGAGGAATGTTTCTGTAGAAGTTGCTCGAGATGGTTTAAATCTAAATGACGATAATAGACTTTTTTGGCTCCCGAAAGACGAATCCCGTCCATTAAAGAAGCATGATTCTTTCTATCTGCGAAAACTACGTATGAGGGATCGCAAACGCAGGAAAGCGTGCCGAGATTTGCTGCGTATCCGTTTGCAAAAAATAAAGAAGCCTCCGAATTTATCCAGGACGAGAAATCATTCTCCAACCTGGAAAAAACATCTCGATGTCCTCGAACCAACCTGCTAGCTGTAGACCCGGCTCCGAATAGATCGATTCCTTCTTTGAGAGATTGTATAATTTCGGGATGTTGCGATAAGCCAAGGTAATCGTTGGAGCAAAGATCAATGCCCGTCGGAGGGTCTAACGACCTGATTCGATTCGTAGATTCAAGTCGAGAAAAGAAGGCGGGTAATTCGCCATAAAAGGGGACGCTGAATGTCCGAGGTTCCCGCACTTCTTTTTCGAAAAGGAATTAGAGCATTCCCTTTACTTCATCTCGCTCGGATTTGAGTTCGTCATGGGTGATTTTAAACTTCTCTTTTGCGAAGTCGTTTAACGTCAGCCCTTTGACGATCTCTACTTTTTTCCCGTCCGATTTTACCGGGAACCCGAAAATTAAGCCTTTGTCAGCCTCGTAAGATCCATCCGAAGCCACTGCAACGCTAAACCAATCACCTGCAGGAGTCGGATTAATGATTTGACGGACCGTGTCGACGACTCCATTCGCCGCTGATGCAGCGGAGGATGCGCCTCTAGCTTTAATAATTTCAGCGCCCCGTTGCTGAACGTTTTTAATGAAATCACCTTTTAACCAGTCCTGGTCTTTGATCACATCTGTCGCAATTTTTCCGGCAATTTTAGCATTATAGAAATCCGGATATTGCGTCGCAGAGTGGTTACCCCAGATCCCCACATTAGTCACGTCTTTTACCGGAACACCCGCTTTATTTGCCAATTGCGATTTCGCGCGATTTTCATCCAACTTAGTCATTGCAAACCAACGTTCCGTAGGAATTCCTTTCGCATTATTCATCGCGATCAAGCAATTCGTGTTACATGGGTTTCCGACGACTAGAACTCTTAAATCGGCGGCGGCGTTCTTTTCCAAAGCCTTACCCTGATTCACGAAAATTCCGCCGTTAATTTTAAGAAGATCTCCCCTTTCCATCCCGGCTTTACGAGGCACCGAACCGACCAAAAGAGCCCAGTTAATGTCTTTAAACGCGGTGTCTAAATCGGAAGAAACGCTTACCTTTTGAAGAAGCGGGAAAGCACAGTCTTCCAACTCCATAATTACGCCCTTTGCCGCGGGTAAAGCAGCTTCCAATTCCAACATCTGGATTTCAACCGGAGTATCCGATCCAAACATTTGACCGGAGGCGATCCGGAATAGAAGAGAATAACCGATTTGCCCTGCGGCTCCGGTAACTGCTACTTTAACTGTGTTTCCCATAAAATGCTGTCCTACCTATTTATCAGGTTAATTTTTTAACTCTTGATCAATGATTTTAGTAAATGATTCGATCGGTTGCGCGCCTTCTACCATAATTCCGTTAATAAAAAAGGCAGGTGTCCCGTTGACCCCGTATTTTTGTCCTTCGGCAATATCGGCGTCTATTTCGATTTTTTGCTTAGCTTCGTCGGAAATGCATTTTTGAAACTCGGGCATATTTAACCCGCTCTTTTGAGCAAGTGAAATGACATTACTTCTTTCTAAATTACCACTGTTCTCAAAAAGTTTGGAAAAGTAATCCCAATATTTCCCCTGAGGAATCGCGCAATTTGCGGCGATATGTGCAAACATCGCATTTTGGTGAAATGGAAGCGGAAAGTCGCGGAATACCCAACGGATTTTTCCCTGATATTTTTCGCGCAGTTGTTTTGTAACATCCTGGCTTCTTTTACAATAAGGACATTCGAAATCGGAAAATTCGACTACGGTAATCTTTGCGTCCTTCGGTCCAATGGACGGATTATCACCGGTCGAGACGTCTATCTTAGTGGGCGCCAGTTCCTGCACGCGAATATCGATATCGTATTTAGAACGAAGCTGTTGGTAGAACGCCTGGCGCTCCTCGTCTTCCTTAACTCTCTTTAAGAAGCTGGAGATATCACCCTGCACCTGCTGATACGATTTTCCTTTCAGAGCGGGAATATTATTTTTATATTGATTATAGGTTGCGATCTTCTCTTCTTCGGTGGGTTCGTAATTAGCCGCAAATTTTGTCAGTTCCTGAACTGCGACGCCCCTATCCTTTGCTTCCAATTCCAATACTTTATCGTTGGCGAATTGGGAAAAGACTCTATAGATTTTATCGTTGTTCTCCGCGGCGTATTTACGATAAAGCGCCGCATTCGAATCCTTAACATCGTTTAATGTATAGTACCGATGTCCGATTTTTACATACTGTTCCGGAGCAAAAAATTTATAAATCGGGTAGGCGGTAAGTAAGACATAGAATCCGAAGGATCCCGCTATTAAGATGGTTTTATTTACTTTAGAAAAAAGGTCGCTAAACCGGGGAGAACTCTCTTCCGACATAATCTCCTGTCCTGGGAAAAAAATTCCCTTACTACCAATTTAGAAACCCGGTCACCTCTGGCAAACGTTAAATTCCGGTGATATTTGAAGGCAAATCGGCCATTTTGAAAAAAAATTGAAATATGTTCGAAATTTAAAATTAGAAGAATTTGTACGTGTTTCGAGCTAATTAAAGTTCAAAAAATTATTAAGCATCCGAATCCCTTACCGATAGAATTATATAGAGAGAACCGAAATGGGAAAGATTCTCCTAACAACGGGAACCATTACCGGATCTTGCGAACAAAAGCGGAATCTATATTATGGATTCGGTATCGGAACCTGAAAACGGAGGTTTAGGTTTATGAATGTCAACGGAATACAGACCGGCGGAGCTTATTCCCCGCAATGGTCCCCTCCTGTAAAAGAGGTAGGGAAAGAAGAAATTCTTGCTACGGATTTGATCCGACTCGGGTTTCAGAAAAATGAAGATATCGGTTTAAAAGAGCCGAAGCCGGAAGAACTAGTAATGAAACCTTCTCCGGTGAGTGCGGAAGAAAGAATGAGTCAAGTCATCAGTCCGGAACAAATGAAAGATTTATTATCAATGATCGTTCATTCGCGGTTTAGCGCAAATTCGAGCGGGGCCAAACTCGGACAAAGGTTTGATCAAAAAGGATAATCTTTGCTCTTCTTGCCTGCTCTATTCTATTCACCGAAGTTAGATACTTTTTTAATTGTACTCGCGATCGTTTCAATTGCGGGAATGGGTTTCTTTTTCTATTGGGAAGTTCTCCGCCCCTACTCCGCCAAGATGCGTCCCGGAGAAATGGATCCACCGGAAGAGGGCGATGTCCACGAAGTGGTTGTTCCGGAAAGTACGAGGTATTTCCGATTTTCAGTCGGTCAGATTAGCGGAAATTTGTTAACCTTATGCCGTTCCATTCAGGACGATCATCTAGTCTTTATTCTGAAAAAAGGAAAAGACAGCGAGGACTACGATATTCAAATCCAAAGGTTCGGCCCGGCTCTCGTAAGACCGCCTAGAATGCAATTCTTCACAAAAATGGAATCCGTAGAAAAATTGGAGAGTCACGAAATCATCGGACAAACGGCCGTGTTCCGTATATCCGATAAAATTACTCGGGAAA
This window encodes:
- the mutS gene encoding DNA mismatch repair protein MutS, with the protein product MPKELAIETNEPNLSEALDTPMMRQYLDIKARFKDSILFFRMGDFYEMFLEDAKIASNILDIALTKRQNSVPMCGIPYHSKDAYIARLLAAGKKIAICEQSKPDDSNPKLMTRDVVRIITPGTVIEENLLSGYQNNYLCVLLPKATLIFAGMADVSTGEVLQFTVPISNPNALIAELEKFHPSETCILEKDLERIRSWEGFSDADFTLLPQSAEGGAEAKDPFSSVRNCLEYYIRENYRDGSLTLREAKVLRTGSFLEMDRETVINLELIENEKEKNHTLFGVLNFCHTPKGKRLLKQRILFPETDLAVISLRWEKQDLLRKSQTHLLVQSLKDLGDLERILIRFRNNKAYPRDFRTILTAIRTGEFITEQLKSVAYPINYPQGKLADLEIHIQDRLNPEDLPVILGNGKFLKDGYLPELDRAREAGTKGMDWILELEAAEKKRTGLSTLKIKYNKIVGYFIEISRNQAEQAPKEYLKKQTLVTTERFTISRLEEIERAILEADDTIRSVEKNEFDLMTVKVLEYASELLELSEEFGDLDFQLSLLKAEEKYGWARASFSSNSGISMKDSRHPVVEASLPVGAKFVPNDVLLDVGDNAIAILTGPNMAGKSTFMRQIALNQILFQIGSSVSATKAQLPIVDRLFTRIGAGDNLTAGESTFFVEMKETANILRNCSSQSLLLFDEVGRGTSTYDGMSIAWAILEYLSEMSVRPKTVFATHYHELTELSRLPGVWNIHMETLEKEDKVLFLRKVRPGKAKKSFGIYVAQLAGVPDPVVKRAGEILSDLESRKKEIRIQTREPSLFQEFTPSSSDQQFWQDWKKEIIDLPIESMTPMEALRLLDDWKRRAISKEKSG
- a CDS encoding aminotransferase class I/II-fold pyridoxal phosphate-dependent enzyme, which codes for MREPRTFSVPFYGELPAFFSRLESTNRIRSLDPPTGIDLCSNDYLGLSQHPEIIQSLKEGIDLFGAGSTASRLVRGHRDVFSRLENDFSSWINSEASLFFANGYAANLGTLSCVCDPSYVVFADRKNHASLMDGIRLSGAKKVYYRHLDLNHLEQLLQKHSSSKHKIIVTETVFSMDGDVSQIKDLLELKERYGALLYLDEAHAIGLFGPEGAGVANSQLSSSQLEGIDFRMATLGKALGLEGAMISCATEARKFLVHSARTFVFSTGSLPAIAHAGRTAVRLAKSMDTERKRVEEFALHLREGVEAKGYSYGGSSSQIVPILLENEREALEFASLFEEAGFQAKAIRPPTVDISRIRVSINAKLRKEDLILFLSILKER
- the bioB gene encoding biotin synthase BioB; the encoded protein is MKTAIETSLPMEEKVLSEVPSLISREEALAILQGKTPLTECLDRAFKTREQYFGRSVRIHILDNIKNGHCPEDCGYCAQRKNANSGVQEYSLKTEEEIFQDAIQAKENGAYRFCMVTAGTGPNSHSTERLAQTIERISQELGLKVCLSAGLLDREKALRLKQAGLDRYNHNLNTSKEHYPEICDTHTYEQRVETLSHLSEAGIGMCSGVIIGMGESLNDLVNVVFEIKALRVISIPVNFFIPVAGHAIKNPQALTPEFCLRTLIVFRLVNPDSEVRIAAGREGHLRSLQGMALFAANSLFASGYLNVKGSDALDTVKTILDAGFLPEFSSGKGDEIDWETILGKDHLYSADNFPELYKFKKKP
- the bioA gene encoding adenosylmethionine--8-amino-7-oxononanoate transaminase encodes the protein MIWHPYTPLVGSDPPLKIVSGKGEFLYDETGKDYVDGISSWWVSIHGHNHPKLVQAAKDQLDKLDHVLLAGFTHPPALELAHELLQFANWKFHKVVYSDNGSTALEIMLKIALQYFRNRGEEKKKTFIKFSASYHGDTIGAMSVGGDSIFNRVFQTLLFPTKDFPSPACHDCPVGKLPRSCAEDCLDELEAYLSSHSNQVVGVVLEPLIAGAGGMLFHKPKVLQRLREITSRYGVLLLLDEVFTGFGRTGHTFAYEAAGVEPDMIALAKGLTGGILPLAVTLVREEIYREFVSDDPLKTFYHGHTMTGYPSGCAVALASLRLFTEEKRLEDVKQLEHKLEEGWIKLRAEFPEKIKNVRVLGAVGVGELDTGKESPGYINAYSQEFKRICLEQGVILRPLGNVIYVTPPYIISQVALDRIFGAIKKALLTYRVPT
- a CDS encoding DsbA family protein, which codes for MSEESSPRFSDLFSKVNKTILIAGSFGFYVLLTAYPIYKFFAPEQYVKIGHRYYTLNDVKDSNAALYRKYAAENNDKIYRVFSQFANDKVLELEAKDRGVAVQELTKFAANYEPTEEEKIATYNQYKNNIPALKGKSYQQVQGDISSFLKRVKEDEERQAFYQQLRSKYDIDIRVQELAPTKIDVSTGDNPSIGPKDAKITVVEFSDFECPYCKRSQDVTKQLREKYQGKIRWVFRDFPLPFHQNAMFAHIAANCAIPQGKYWDYFSKLFENSGNLERSNVISLAQKSGLNMPEFQKCISDEAKQKIEIDADIAEGQKYGVNGTPAFFINGIMVEGAQPIESFTKIIDQELKN
- the bioD gene encoding dethiobiotin synthase, which produces MAVFVTATGTDVGKTLFCSLFLAKYAVKCGVKYFKPIQTGEDSERVKIMNLTGLNERYFLKNYYTFEIPASPHLSSELANVEVDTDELSRHLYSIRSERILIEGAGGLYVPLKRYYYNIDLIVQSQLPVVLVASTDLGTINHTLLSVEAIKRSGIKCHGVFFIGPENPLRSDNIRTIIEASEIGLLGTFLLPERRLARQEFLVKVEEEFDPKGILPEILFP
- the serB gene encoding phosphoserine phosphatase SerB, whose product is MLLFFVERPSETLSLLQREVKRRFGNEISLKKVEYVVPSGWHCFLVFVERSITREELVSLRKVLFSARVDVLQIERRIKNESLFCFDMDSTLIQQEVVDELARFAGVYEEVAAVTREAMEGNLNFQESLKKRCAYLQGLSADSLLKLYPRLTLNYGVRELLPELKRHGAKRAVFSGGFIDILEAFQKDYEIDEVRANVLERIDGKLTGGVLGRIVDKDVKRGSLLELREKFGISKGEVVAVGDGANDQLMLAEAGIGIGFHAKEGLKSTIENWVDFAPMDVLLYLFE
- a CDS encoding GDSL-type esterase/lipase family protein, with product MKSLTRISLVFALLTSCASFRNDTIVDYYNPNFACSSSLGFRSVEFWTQYQVKYSEAVEFYKKENERIKTARIVFVGNSLIAGFPADLLSVQFPGSVNRGIPGDMTELLLERLESTVFALKPSYIVMEIGGNDIREGKCLDYIEARHREIISKIHGALPDTKIVILGIPPVLSKDVNSVSPVVNAWLSRVASENPNISFLDIWPYFRKKELPFLRDDLALEFGGKLDKIHVNESAYKIWAKQIKPFIK
- a CDS encoding malate dehydrogenase, with protein sequence MGNTVKVAVTGAAGQIGYSLLFRIASGQMFGSDTPVEIQMLELEAALPAAKGVIMELEDCAFPLLQKVSVSSDLDTAFKDINWALLVGSVPRKAGMERGDLLKINGGIFVNQGKALEKNAAADLRVLVVGNPCNTNCLIAMNNAKGIPTERWFAMTKLDENRAKSQLANKAGVPVKDVTNVGIWGNHSATQYPDFYNAKIAGKIATDVIKDQDWLKGDFIKNVQQRGAEIIKARGASSAASAANGVVDTVRQIINPTPAGDWFSVAVASDGSYEADKGLIFGFPVKSDGKKVEIVKGLTLNDFAKEKFKITHDELKSERDEVKGML